Proteins from a genomic interval of Nasonia vitripennis strain AsymCx chromosome 3, Nvit_psr_1.1, whole genome shotgun sequence:
- the LOC100121869 gene encoding coronin-7 isoform X1 produces the protein MAWRFKASKYKNATPIVPKPEACIRDICVGSYQTYGNNIAASAAFMAFNVDHNGSSLAVLPLEDCGRKSKTMPLLHAHADTVTDMDFSPFHDGLLATGSQDCLVKLWHIPEAGLEEPLCNPECTFSHRQRRVEVVRWHPCAEHLLTTVSYTNLSLWDVLSQKELFSHNEHKEVIQSVSWKQDGTLLATSCKDKQVRIIDPRAAKNIVQSASSHQSIKDSRIVWLGNSDRLLTTGFDAARLRQVYIRDLRNLSDPVKTLELDCSTGILMPLFDPDTNMLFLAGKGDTTIMYMEVMDKDPYLVEGIRHSGEQTKGVCLVPKRALNVMQAEVNRVLQLTSSMVIPIMYQVPRKTYRDFHADIYPETAGCVAQNTAAAWIQGHDLPVPKISLDPAKRSKGEEPITVHKGNLATLKNNQQEVKLEVRQQKAIAMSTPKGYTKAQSYIISEKDDMIPEKNDINEEKEDYKKAEMDKMEDEKSKMQNGSQPVPPKPLPRSSRANSLSEEGAKEEPKPVARPRTTPSPGSIVTPVNPNAIGGYKPRLGPKPFQAKSASQEFSFDKVFSVPQAPSTDSNGHVNNDGYDAKDAPNNDVDKSPTYEAERTKDSEAAKSDSSSIEEDANSSDSGYKPKTPSTAERRRLFEVKVKDESPENEDSGNFERGGSNRNSIAERRRLYENRSASVTDGNLAEKAMGSPTSMRRRDSFKTKSDIIKEDEVKKVIPMLRQQSMDPRLEKPEPITTPTPKRTSTVFGRVSKFRHLKGTPGHKSTHIENIRNISRQISGECDGFHANSDRVAVPLSGPGGKIAVLELKKTGRLPDGVMPALVHGATVMDFQWDPFNNQRLAVACDDGMIRLWEIPSAGLTEPTNEPNYTIEAHADKIYLIKFHPLAADVLASASYDMTVKIWDLEPLKSGESIKSQITLIGHTDQIFSLAWSPCGQYLATACKAGKLRIYKPRSSDTPIREGKGPVGTRGARVVWALDGRYLVVMGFDKVSERQILVFKADNLNAPLNTVGLDVSPAILMPFYDEDSSTLFLTGRGDSTIYAFEVTEEAPYICPLSHHRCASLHQGLSFLPKNKCDVASVEFASALRLTNNTIEPLSFTVPRIKSELFQDDLFPPTKVTWKPAMTSREWFSGSNKQAPRISLKPPGMDNLTESQGQAVVTAPISAKQNSGSAPASQPYTRLSGYHPDVRAKQLDIQKNMSNLVGDVITCPLEQDYMEGVDEHEWDD, from the exons ATGGCGTGGAGATTCAAGGCATCAAAGTACAAAAATGCTACGCCTATTGTGCCAAAGCCTGAAGCGTGCATCCGTGACATCTGCGTTGGATCCTATCAAACTTACGGCAACAACATTGCAGCGTCAGCTGCATTTATGGCATTCAATGTCGACCATAATG GTTCTAGTCTGGCTGTTTTACCTTTAGAAGACTGTGGTAGAAAGAGTAAAACAATGCCCCTGCTTCATGCTCATGCTGATACTGTGACAGATATGGATTTTTCACCTTTTCATGATGGACTTCTTGCCACTGGATCACAGGATTGCTTG GTAAAACTGTGGCATATCCCAGAGGCTGGACTAGAAGAACCACTTTGTAATCCAGAATGTACCTTTTCTCATCGACAAAGGAGGGTTGAAGTTGTACGCTGGCATCCTTGCGCTGAACATCTATTGACAACTGTCTCATATACCAACTTATCTCTATGGGATGTTCTTTCTCAAAAGGAATTATTCT CCCACAATGAGCACAAAGAAGTTATTCAATCAGTCAGTTGGAAACAAGATGGTACATTATTAGCTACATCCTGCAAGGACAAACAAGTAAGAATCATAGATCCACGTGCTGCTAAGAACATTGTTCAGTCTGCCTCCAGTCATCAAAGTATCAAGGATTCAAGAATCGTTTGGTTGGGAAATAGTGATAGGCTTTTAACGACAGGTTTTGATGCTGCTAGACTTCGCCAAGTGTATATCCGAGATTTAAGAAATCTTAGTGATCCAGTCAAAACTTTAGAACTTGACTGCAGCACAGG aattttGATGCCACTGTTTGATCCTGACACAAATATGCTGTTTCTTGCTGGCAAAGGTGATACTACCATTATGTATATGGAGGTCATGGATAAGGATCCATATCTAGTTGAAGGAATCAGACATAGCGGTGAACAAACGAAAGGTGTATGTTTGGTGCCAAAACGAGCGCTTAACGTAATGCAGGCCGAAGTTAACAGAGTACTCCAGCTGACGTCATCGATGGTCATTCCAATTATGTATCAAGTTCCAAGAAAG ACATACAGAGATTTCCATGCTGATATCTATCCTGAAACAGCTGGTTGTGTAGCTCAAAATACCGCAGCAGCATGGATTCAAGGACACGATTTGCCGGTACCAAAAATATCACTAGATCCCGCGAAAAGGAGCAAGGGAGAAGAACCAATCACG GTACATAAAGGAAATTTAGctactttgaaaaataaccaACAAGAAGTGAAATTGGAAGTTCGACAGCAGAAAGCCATAGCTATGTCAACGCCGAAGGGATATACTAAAGCGCAGTCCTATATAATATCGGAGAAGGATGACATGATCCCCGAAAAGAACGACATCAATGAAGAGAAGGAGGATTATAAGAAAGCGGAAATGGACAAGATGGAAGACGAGAAGTCAAAGATGCAAAATGGATCTCAGCCTGTACCACCGAAACCTTTGCCGAGGTCATCTAGGGCTAATAGTCTCTCAGAGGAAGGAGCTAAAGAAGAACCAAAGCCTGTCGCTCGTCCTAGAACAACGCCCAGTCCCGGTTCAATCGTTACTCCTGTAAATCCGAATGCTATTGGAGGATACAAG cCACGTTTGGGACCCAAACCATTCCAAGCTAAATCTGCCAGCCAGGAGTTTTCATTTGATAAAGTCTTCTCAGTGCCTCAGGCACCCTCGACTGATAGCAATGGACACGTGAACAATGACGGATACGACGCCAAAGACGCACCCAATAATGATGTCGACAAGTCACCCACCTATGAAGCGGAGCGCACCAAAGACTCAGAGGCTGCCAAGAGTGATTCTAGCTCTATTGAGGAAGATGCCAACTCCAGCGATTCCGGTTACAAGCCGAAAACACCCAGCACTGCTGAAAGACGTAGACTTTTTGAGGTAAAG GTAAAGGACGAATCACCGGAGAACGAAGACTCGGGCAACTTTGAGCGAGGCGGTTCCAATAGAAATTCTATAGCCGAAAGACGACGATTGTACGAAAACCGATCTGCGTCGGTGACCGACGGTAATCTCGCGGAAAAGGCGATGGGCTCGCCAACGTCGATGAGACGTCGGGATTCCTTTAAAACCAAGAGCGATATCATTAAGGAAGACGAGGTAAAGAAAGTTATCCCTATGCTGCGCCAGCAAAGCATGGATCCACGCCTTGAAAAGCCTGAACCGATCACCACTCCGACTCCCAAAAGAACTTCAACCGTCTTTGGTAGAGTCTCCAAGTTCAGGCATCTCAAGGGTACACCTGGACACAAGTCGACACacattgaaaatattcgtaacATAAGCCGTCAAATATCTGGGGAATGTGACGGATTTCATG CTAATTCTGATCGAGTCGCAGTACCTTTAAGCGGACCCGGTGGTAAAATAGCTGTATTAGAGTTAAAGAAAACTGGAAGGCTACCTGACGGTGTTATGCCGGCTCTTGTACATGGTGCAACAGTCATGGACTTTCAATGGGACCCTTTTAATAATCAACGACTTGCAGTCG CTTGTGATGATGGCATGATACGACTTTGGGAAATACCTAGTGCAGGTTTAACAGAACCAACAAATGAGCCAAACTACACCATCGAGGCTCATGCTGACAAAATTTATCTGATCAAGTTTCATCCGCTCGCTGCTGACGTTCTAGCATCAGCCTCTTATGATATGACTGTAAAGATTTGGGATCTTGAGCCGCTTAAATCTGGCGAATCCATCAAGAGTCAAATCACTCTGATAGGTCATACTGATCAGATATTCAGTTTGGCTTGGTCTCCGTGTGGCCAGTACTTGGCCACAGCTTGCAAGGCTGGAAAACTCAGAATTTACAAGCCAAGAAGCAGCGATACGCCTATCAGAGAAGGTAAAGGACCCGTAGGAACTCGAGGTGCTAGAGTTGTTTGGGCTTTAGATGGACGTTATTTGGTTGTAATGGGATTCGATAA GGTATCGGAGAGACAAATACTTGTATTTAAAGCTGATAATTTGAACGCTCCTTTAAACACTGTTGGATTGGACGTTTCGCCCGCAATTTTGATGCCGTTCTACGACGAAGATAGCTCAACTCTGTTTCTCACTGGACGA GGTGACTCAACAATTTATGCGTTTGAAGTGACAGAAGAAGCACCGTACATTTGTCCTTTAAGCCATCATCGATGTGCTTCTTTGCATCAAGGACTATCGTTTTTACCAAAAAACAAATGCGATGTTGCGAGCGTCGAATTTGCTTCGGCATTGAGACTAACCAATAATACGATAGAGCCCTTAAGCTTTACAGTGCCCAGAATCAAA AGTGAACTTTTCCAAGATGATTTGTTCCCACCAACAAAGGTTACATGGAAACCTGCAATGACTTCTCGAGAATGGTTCAGTGGATCTAATAAACAAGCTCCAAGAATCAGTCTAAAACCACCTGGAATGGACAATC taaCTGAAAGTCAAGGACAAGCAGTAGTTACTGCACCAATTTCAGCTAAGCAAAACTCAGGAAGTGCACCCGCGTCCCAGCCTTACACTAGACTTTCTGGATATCATCCAGATGTCAGAGCAAAACAATTGGAT atacaaaaaaatatgagCAACCTTGTGGGCGACGTAATAACATGTCCACTGGAACAGGACTATATGGAGGGTGTTGATGAGCACGAATGG GACGATTAA
- the LOC100121869 gene encoding coronin-7 isoform X2 produces the protein MAWRFKASKYKNATPIVPKPEACIRDICVGSYQTYGNNIAASAAFMAFNVDHNGSSLAVLPLEDCGRKSKTMPLLHAHADTVTDMDFSPFHDGLLATGSQDCLVKLWHIPEAGLEEPLCNPECTFSHRQRRVEVVRWHPCAEHLLTTVSYTNLSLWDVLSQKELFSHNEHKEVIQSVSWKQDGTLLATSCKDKQVRIIDPRAAKNIVQSASSHQSIKDSRIVWLGNSDRLLTTGFDAARLRQVYIRDLRNLSDPVKTLELDCSTGILMPLFDPDTNMLFLAGKGDTTIMYMEVMDKDPYLVEGIRHSGEQTKGVCLVPKRALNVMQAEVNRVLQLTSSMVIPIMYQVPRKTYRDFHADIYPETAGCVAQNTAAAWIQGHDLPVPKISLDPAKRSKGEEPITVHKGNLATLKNNQQEVKLEVRQQKAIAMSTPKGYTKAQSYIISEKDDMIPEKNDINEEKEDYKKAEMDKMEDEKSKMQNGSQPVPPKPLPRSSRANSLSEEGAKEEPKPVARPRTTPSPGSIVTPVNPNAIGGYKPRLGPKPFQAKSASQEFSFDKVFSVPQAPSTDSNGHVNNDGYDAKDAPNNDVDKSPTYEAERTKDSEAAKSDSSSIEEDANSSDSGYKPKTPSTAERRRLFEVKDESPENEDSGNFERGGSNRNSIAERRRLYENRSASVTDGNLAEKAMGSPTSMRRRDSFKTKSDIIKEDEVKKVIPMLRQQSMDPRLEKPEPITTPTPKRTSTVFGRVSKFRHLKGTPGHKSTHIENIRNISRQISGECDGFHANSDRVAVPLSGPGGKIAVLELKKTGRLPDGVMPALVHGATVMDFQWDPFNNQRLAVACDDGMIRLWEIPSAGLTEPTNEPNYTIEAHADKIYLIKFHPLAADVLASASYDMTVKIWDLEPLKSGESIKSQITLIGHTDQIFSLAWSPCGQYLATACKAGKLRIYKPRSSDTPIREGKGPVGTRGARVVWALDGRYLVVMGFDKVSERQILVFKADNLNAPLNTVGLDVSPAILMPFYDEDSSTLFLTGRGDSTIYAFEVTEEAPYICPLSHHRCASLHQGLSFLPKNKCDVASVEFASALRLTNNTIEPLSFTVPRIKSELFQDDLFPPTKVTWKPAMTSREWFSGSNKQAPRISLKPPGMDNLTESQGQAVVTAPISAKQNSGSAPASQPYTRLSGYHPDVRAKQLDIQKNMSNLVGDVITCPLEQDYMEGVDEHEWDD, from the exons ATGGCGTGGAGATTCAAGGCATCAAAGTACAAAAATGCTACGCCTATTGTGCCAAAGCCTGAAGCGTGCATCCGTGACATCTGCGTTGGATCCTATCAAACTTACGGCAACAACATTGCAGCGTCAGCTGCATTTATGGCATTCAATGTCGACCATAATG GTTCTAGTCTGGCTGTTTTACCTTTAGAAGACTGTGGTAGAAAGAGTAAAACAATGCCCCTGCTTCATGCTCATGCTGATACTGTGACAGATATGGATTTTTCACCTTTTCATGATGGACTTCTTGCCACTGGATCACAGGATTGCTTG GTAAAACTGTGGCATATCCCAGAGGCTGGACTAGAAGAACCACTTTGTAATCCAGAATGTACCTTTTCTCATCGACAAAGGAGGGTTGAAGTTGTACGCTGGCATCCTTGCGCTGAACATCTATTGACAACTGTCTCATATACCAACTTATCTCTATGGGATGTTCTTTCTCAAAAGGAATTATTCT CCCACAATGAGCACAAAGAAGTTATTCAATCAGTCAGTTGGAAACAAGATGGTACATTATTAGCTACATCCTGCAAGGACAAACAAGTAAGAATCATAGATCCACGTGCTGCTAAGAACATTGTTCAGTCTGCCTCCAGTCATCAAAGTATCAAGGATTCAAGAATCGTTTGGTTGGGAAATAGTGATAGGCTTTTAACGACAGGTTTTGATGCTGCTAGACTTCGCCAAGTGTATATCCGAGATTTAAGAAATCTTAGTGATCCAGTCAAAACTTTAGAACTTGACTGCAGCACAGG aattttGATGCCACTGTTTGATCCTGACACAAATATGCTGTTTCTTGCTGGCAAAGGTGATACTACCATTATGTATATGGAGGTCATGGATAAGGATCCATATCTAGTTGAAGGAATCAGACATAGCGGTGAACAAACGAAAGGTGTATGTTTGGTGCCAAAACGAGCGCTTAACGTAATGCAGGCCGAAGTTAACAGAGTACTCCAGCTGACGTCATCGATGGTCATTCCAATTATGTATCAAGTTCCAAGAAAG ACATACAGAGATTTCCATGCTGATATCTATCCTGAAACAGCTGGTTGTGTAGCTCAAAATACCGCAGCAGCATGGATTCAAGGACACGATTTGCCGGTACCAAAAATATCACTAGATCCCGCGAAAAGGAGCAAGGGAGAAGAACCAATCACG GTACATAAAGGAAATTTAGctactttgaaaaataaccaACAAGAAGTGAAATTGGAAGTTCGACAGCAGAAAGCCATAGCTATGTCAACGCCGAAGGGATATACTAAAGCGCAGTCCTATATAATATCGGAGAAGGATGACATGATCCCCGAAAAGAACGACATCAATGAAGAGAAGGAGGATTATAAGAAAGCGGAAATGGACAAGATGGAAGACGAGAAGTCAAAGATGCAAAATGGATCTCAGCCTGTACCACCGAAACCTTTGCCGAGGTCATCTAGGGCTAATAGTCTCTCAGAGGAAGGAGCTAAAGAAGAACCAAAGCCTGTCGCTCGTCCTAGAACAACGCCCAGTCCCGGTTCAATCGTTACTCCTGTAAATCCGAATGCTATTGGAGGATACAAG cCACGTTTGGGACCCAAACCATTCCAAGCTAAATCTGCCAGCCAGGAGTTTTCATTTGATAAAGTCTTCTCAGTGCCTCAGGCACCCTCGACTGATAGCAATGGACACGTGAACAATGACGGATACGACGCCAAAGACGCACCCAATAATGATGTCGACAAGTCACCCACCTATGAAGCGGAGCGCACCAAAGACTCAGAGGCTGCCAAGAGTGATTCTAGCTCTATTGAGGAAGATGCCAACTCCAGCGATTCCGGTTACAAGCCGAAAACACCCAGCACTGCTGAAAGACGTAGACTTTTTGAG GTAAAGGACGAATCACCGGAGAACGAAGACTCGGGCAACTTTGAGCGAGGCGGTTCCAATAGAAATTCTATAGCCGAAAGACGACGATTGTACGAAAACCGATCTGCGTCGGTGACCGACGGTAATCTCGCGGAAAAGGCGATGGGCTCGCCAACGTCGATGAGACGTCGGGATTCCTTTAAAACCAAGAGCGATATCATTAAGGAAGACGAGGTAAAGAAAGTTATCCCTATGCTGCGCCAGCAAAGCATGGATCCACGCCTTGAAAAGCCTGAACCGATCACCACTCCGACTCCCAAAAGAACTTCAACCGTCTTTGGTAGAGTCTCCAAGTTCAGGCATCTCAAGGGTACACCTGGACACAAGTCGACACacattgaaaatattcgtaacATAAGCCGTCAAATATCTGGGGAATGTGACGGATTTCATG CTAATTCTGATCGAGTCGCAGTACCTTTAAGCGGACCCGGTGGTAAAATAGCTGTATTAGAGTTAAAGAAAACTGGAAGGCTACCTGACGGTGTTATGCCGGCTCTTGTACATGGTGCAACAGTCATGGACTTTCAATGGGACCCTTTTAATAATCAACGACTTGCAGTCG CTTGTGATGATGGCATGATACGACTTTGGGAAATACCTAGTGCAGGTTTAACAGAACCAACAAATGAGCCAAACTACACCATCGAGGCTCATGCTGACAAAATTTATCTGATCAAGTTTCATCCGCTCGCTGCTGACGTTCTAGCATCAGCCTCTTATGATATGACTGTAAAGATTTGGGATCTTGAGCCGCTTAAATCTGGCGAATCCATCAAGAGTCAAATCACTCTGATAGGTCATACTGATCAGATATTCAGTTTGGCTTGGTCTCCGTGTGGCCAGTACTTGGCCACAGCTTGCAAGGCTGGAAAACTCAGAATTTACAAGCCAAGAAGCAGCGATACGCCTATCAGAGAAGGTAAAGGACCCGTAGGAACTCGAGGTGCTAGAGTTGTTTGGGCTTTAGATGGACGTTATTTGGTTGTAATGGGATTCGATAA GGTATCGGAGAGACAAATACTTGTATTTAAAGCTGATAATTTGAACGCTCCTTTAAACACTGTTGGATTGGACGTTTCGCCCGCAATTTTGATGCCGTTCTACGACGAAGATAGCTCAACTCTGTTTCTCACTGGACGA GGTGACTCAACAATTTATGCGTTTGAAGTGACAGAAGAAGCACCGTACATTTGTCCTTTAAGCCATCATCGATGTGCTTCTTTGCATCAAGGACTATCGTTTTTACCAAAAAACAAATGCGATGTTGCGAGCGTCGAATTTGCTTCGGCATTGAGACTAACCAATAATACGATAGAGCCCTTAAGCTTTACAGTGCCCAGAATCAAA AGTGAACTTTTCCAAGATGATTTGTTCCCACCAACAAAGGTTACATGGAAACCTGCAATGACTTCTCGAGAATGGTTCAGTGGATCTAATAAACAAGCTCCAAGAATCAGTCTAAAACCACCTGGAATGGACAATC taaCTGAAAGTCAAGGACAAGCAGTAGTTACTGCACCAATTTCAGCTAAGCAAAACTCAGGAAGTGCACCCGCGTCCCAGCCTTACACTAGACTTTCTGGATATCATCCAGATGTCAGAGCAAAACAATTGGAT atacaaaaaaatatgagCAACCTTGTGGGCGACGTAATAACATGTCCACTGGAACAGGACTATATGGAGGGTGTTGATGAGCACGAATGG GACGATTAA
- the LOC100121869 gene encoding coronin-7 isoform X3, with amino-acid sequence MAWRFKASKYKNATPIVPKPEACIRDICVGSYQTYGNNIAASAAFMAFNVDHNGSSLAVLPLEDCGRKSKTMPLLHAHADTVTDMDFSPFHDGLLATGSQDCLVKLWHIPEAGLEEPLCNPECTFSHRQRRVEVVRWHPCAEHLLTTVSYTNLSLWDVLSQKELFSHNEHKEVIQSVSWKQDGTLLATSCKDKQVRIIDPRAAKNIVQSASSHQSIKDSRIVWLGNSDRLLTTGFDAARLRQVYIRDLRNLSDPVKTLELDCSTGILMPLFDPDTNMLFLAGKGDTTIMYMEVMDKDPYLVEGIRHSGEQTKGVCLVPKRALNVMQAEVNRVLQLTSSMVIPIMYQVPRKTYRDFHADIYPETAGCVAQNTAAAWIQGHDLPVPKISLDPAKRSKGEEPITVHKGNLATLKNNQQEVKLEVRQQKAIAMSTPKGYTKAQSYIISEKDDMIPEKNDINEEKEDYKKAEMDKMEDEKSKMQNGSQPVPPKPLPRSSRANSLSEEGAKEEPKPVARPRTTPSPGSIVTPVNPNAIGGYKPRLGPKPFQAKSASQEFSFDKVFSVPQAPSTDSNGHVNNDGYDAKDAPNNDVDKSPTYEAERTKDSEAAKSDSSSIEEDANSSDSGYKPKTPSTAERRRLFEVKVKDESPENEDSGNFERGGSNRNSIAERRRLYENRSASVTDGNLAEKAMGSPTSMRRRDSFKTKSDIIKEDEVKKVIPMLRQQSMDPRLEKPEPITTPTPKRTSTVFGRVSKFRHLKGTPGHKSTHIENIRNISRQISGECDGFHANSDRVAVPLSGPGGKIAVLELKKTGRLPDGVMPALVHGATVMDFQWDPFNNQRLAVACDDGMIRLWEIPSAGLTEPTNEPNYTIEAHADKIYLIKFHPLAADVLASASYDMTVKIWDLEPLKSGESIKSQITLIGHTDQIFSLAWSPCGQYLATACKAGKLRIYKPRSSDTPIREGKGPVGTRGARVVWALDGRYLVVMGFDKVSERQILVFKADNLNAPLNTVGLDVSPAILMPFYDEDSSTLFLTGRGDSTIYAFEVTEEAPYICPLSHHRCASLHQGLSFLPKNKCDVASVEFASALRLTNNTIEPLSFTVPRIKSELFQDDLFPPTKVTWKPAMTSREWFSGSNKQAPRISLKPPGMDNLTESQGQAVVTAPISAKQNSGSAPASQPYTRLSGYHPDVRAKQLDDD; translated from the exons ATGGCGTGGAGATTCAAGGCATCAAAGTACAAAAATGCTACGCCTATTGTGCCAAAGCCTGAAGCGTGCATCCGTGACATCTGCGTTGGATCCTATCAAACTTACGGCAACAACATTGCAGCGTCAGCTGCATTTATGGCATTCAATGTCGACCATAATG GTTCTAGTCTGGCTGTTTTACCTTTAGAAGACTGTGGTAGAAAGAGTAAAACAATGCCCCTGCTTCATGCTCATGCTGATACTGTGACAGATATGGATTTTTCACCTTTTCATGATGGACTTCTTGCCACTGGATCACAGGATTGCTTG GTAAAACTGTGGCATATCCCAGAGGCTGGACTAGAAGAACCACTTTGTAATCCAGAATGTACCTTTTCTCATCGACAAAGGAGGGTTGAAGTTGTACGCTGGCATCCTTGCGCTGAACATCTATTGACAACTGTCTCATATACCAACTTATCTCTATGGGATGTTCTTTCTCAAAAGGAATTATTCT CCCACAATGAGCACAAAGAAGTTATTCAATCAGTCAGTTGGAAACAAGATGGTACATTATTAGCTACATCCTGCAAGGACAAACAAGTAAGAATCATAGATCCACGTGCTGCTAAGAACATTGTTCAGTCTGCCTCCAGTCATCAAAGTATCAAGGATTCAAGAATCGTTTGGTTGGGAAATAGTGATAGGCTTTTAACGACAGGTTTTGATGCTGCTAGACTTCGCCAAGTGTATATCCGAGATTTAAGAAATCTTAGTGATCCAGTCAAAACTTTAGAACTTGACTGCAGCACAGG aattttGATGCCACTGTTTGATCCTGACACAAATATGCTGTTTCTTGCTGGCAAAGGTGATACTACCATTATGTATATGGAGGTCATGGATAAGGATCCATATCTAGTTGAAGGAATCAGACATAGCGGTGAACAAACGAAAGGTGTATGTTTGGTGCCAAAACGAGCGCTTAACGTAATGCAGGCCGAAGTTAACAGAGTACTCCAGCTGACGTCATCGATGGTCATTCCAATTATGTATCAAGTTCCAAGAAAG ACATACAGAGATTTCCATGCTGATATCTATCCTGAAACAGCTGGTTGTGTAGCTCAAAATACCGCAGCAGCATGGATTCAAGGACACGATTTGCCGGTACCAAAAATATCACTAGATCCCGCGAAAAGGAGCAAGGGAGAAGAACCAATCACG GTACATAAAGGAAATTTAGctactttgaaaaataaccaACAAGAAGTGAAATTGGAAGTTCGACAGCAGAAAGCCATAGCTATGTCAACGCCGAAGGGATATACTAAAGCGCAGTCCTATATAATATCGGAGAAGGATGACATGATCCCCGAAAAGAACGACATCAATGAAGAGAAGGAGGATTATAAGAAAGCGGAAATGGACAAGATGGAAGACGAGAAGTCAAAGATGCAAAATGGATCTCAGCCTGTACCACCGAAACCTTTGCCGAGGTCATCTAGGGCTAATAGTCTCTCAGAGGAAGGAGCTAAAGAAGAACCAAAGCCTGTCGCTCGTCCTAGAACAACGCCCAGTCCCGGTTCAATCGTTACTCCTGTAAATCCGAATGCTATTGGAGGATACAAG cCACGTTTGGGACCCAAACCATTCCAAGCTAAATCTGCCAGCCAGGAGTTTTCATTTGATAAAGTCTTCTCAGTGCCTCAGGCACCCTCGACTGATAGCAATGGACACGTGAACAATGACGGATACGACGCCAAAGACGCACCCAATAATGATGTCGACAAGTCACCCACCTATGAAGCGGAGCGCACCAAAGACTCAGAGGCTGCCAAGAGTGATTCTAGCTCTATTGAGGAAGATGCCAACTCCAGCGATTCCGGTTACAAGCCGAAAACACCCAGCACTGCTGAAAGACGTAGACTTTTTGAGGTAAAG GTAAAGGACGAATCACCGGAGAACGAAGACTCGGGCAACTTTGAGCGAGGCGGTTCCAATAGAAATTCTATAGCCGAAAGACGACGATTGTACGAAAACCGATCTGCGTCGGTGACCGACGGTAATCTCGCGGAAAAGGCGATGGGCTCGCCAACGTCGATGAGACGTCGGGATTCCTTTAAAACCAAGAGCGATATCATTAAGGAAGACGAGGTAAAGAAAGTTATCCCTATGCTGCGCCAGCAAAGCATGGATCCACGCCTTGAAAAGCCTGAACCGATCACCACTCCGACTCCCAAAAGAACTTCAACCGTCTTTGGTAGAGTCTCCAAGTTCAGGCATCTCAAGGGTACACCTGGACACAAGTCGACACacattgaaaatattcgtaacATAAGCCGTCAAATATCTGGGGAATGTGACGGATTTCATG CTAATTCTGATCGAGTCGCAGTACCTTTAAGCGGACCCGGTGGTAAAATAGCTGTATTAGAGTTAAAGAAAACTGGAAGGCTACCTGACGGTGTTATGCCGGCTCTTGTACATGGTGCAACAGTCATGGACTTTCAATGGGACCCTTTTAATAATCAACGACTTGCAGTCG CTTGTGATGATGGCATGATACGACTTTGGGAAATACCTAGTGCAGGTTTAACAGAACCAACAAATGAGCCAAACTACACCATCGAGGCTCATGCTGACAAAATTTATCTGATCAAGTTTCATCCGCTCGCTGCTGACGTTCTAGCATCAGCCTCTTATGATATGACTGTAAAGATTTGGGATCTTGAGCCGCTTAAATCTGGCGAATCCATCAAGAGTCAAATCACTCTGATAGGTCATACTGATCAGATATTCAGTTTGGCTTGGTCTCCGTGTGGCCAGTACTTGGCCACAGCTTGCAAGGCTGGAAAACTCAGAATTTACAAGCCAAGAAGCAGCGATACGCCTATCAGAGAAGGTAAAGGACCCGTAGGAACTCGAGGTGCTAGAGTTGTTTGGGCTTTAGATGGACGTTATTTGGTTGTAATGGGATTCGATAA GGTATCGGAGAGACAAATACTTGTATTTAAAGCTGATAATTTGAACGCTCCTTTAAACACTGTTGGATTGGACGTTTCGCCCGCAATTTTGATGCCGTTCTACGACGAAGATAGCTCAACTCTGTTTCTCACTGGACGA GGTGACTCAACAATTTATGCGTTTGAAGTGACAGAAGAAGCACCGTACATTTGTCCTTTAAGCCATCATCGATGTGCTTCTTTGCATCAAGGACTATCGTTTTTACCAAAAAACAAATGCGATGTTGCGAGCGTCGAATTTGCTTCGGCATTGAGACTAACCAATAATACGATAGAGCCCTTAAGCTTTACAGTGCCCAGAATCAAA AGTGAACTTTTCCAAGATGATTTGTTCCCACCAACAAAGGTTACATGGAAACCTGCAATGACTTCTCGAGAATGGTTCAGTGGATCTAATAAACAAGCTCCAAGAATCAGTCTAAAACCACCTGGAATGGACAATC taaCTGAAAGTCAAGGACAAGCAGTAGTTACTGCACCAATTTCAGCTAAGCAAAACTCAGGAAGTGCACCCGCGTCCCAGCCTTACACTAGACTTTCTGGATATCATCCAGATGTCAGAGCAAAACAATTGGAT GACGATTAA